Within the Medicago truncatula cultivar Jemalong A17 chromosome 4, MtrunA17r5.0-ANR, whole genome shotgun sequence genome, the region GCTTGTCAAGCACTAAGTGTTGTAGCATTTGATAGTTTGAATTAAGAAGACATGTCGagattaataataattcaaactAAGTTTGTTTAGTGTGTATAGAATTAGTTATTTAGTTGTGTTTAATgctaatttttatgtttttcatataCTTGCTAGTTGGTTAGAGAAACATATTACTTGTCGCACAAGTAACTATACTAGAAGTGGTATAAATGTATCATTTGAAGTGCAAATCAATACAAGTCTTTCTCATTTAATCCTCTCACCtcaattttaatcttttctcTCCCAATCAAGTCTTTCTCATTATGTAATATATGAACATGAGTATCGATATAGGAGTGGTTAAAAAATGACCAtcgatatttttattttttttacaacaccgatatgtttttaaaagtaataagtaaataaaaattttagAGTCAAAATTGATAGAGCTGAAAATGTAGATATTACATATTAAATAcgcaaaggaaaaaaaatccaacgatttgaaaatagtaaatttataaAAAGTAAAAGGGTCATGTCttcatcaataaataaataatatgaaagTTGATTATCAATTTCACTAAATCAGCATCgtcttaaaattaaaaggtttataattttaaatttcagaGATATGAACAGGGCGGTTGAGAAAACAATTTGatgaatcaatattttttttgaaggaaggaaggaaTTTGATGAATCGAGATGAAGGCTATATAAAACCAAATGACATATTTAATGACTATTATGAAACtcaacagattttttttttctttttctgatagtctagtggttagaattcatctGAAACTGAATAGAAATCTATTGATTCGTATTCATTACTtggttattaattatttattctaatttttttaagtaatataaatgaaaataataatttctaaGTCCGTCAAtagatttgtgttttttatttttcatctcaaACCTCTTGTTTTCAAAACAAAGGAGCTCCAATAATCTAATAATTATTATAGTCAATATTCGAACTTTCATTCTCTTAAATAGTTTATCCTTTATCGGAGCTCATCGATAACTTAAATGCAATCAACTACTTGTTTgtgtttttataataaaattaaaacaaacgaaaaataacttcttttttaagggaaaaaaataacatgcacATACAATTATATTTGATGACCGATTATGCTTGAGATCTTGATTTATTCATTCTTTAGGGTTGTTTCAAACCATtctcaaaatttcaattatatatcAAATTTACCAAATTCATTTCGTATTCTTTGTTATTAGAAAAACTaactacaaaatattaattaaaatttaatgatcaaataataaaaataaaaacaaataatagcAATATTTATACATTGAATATCAATGTTGAGTTCAAGGATACTCTTGCGTCAAAAAATGGGTAAGGATaccctccttttttttttttttttttaaaagaaacccCGAATTATTTTACCAAGATTGAGCGAATACCCAAAGTTCTAGTAGTGGTAACATAACTAAGCCTTTGTACAAAAAAAGTCTCAGTAATGAAACTCTAATGGCTTTTAAGATCACTGTTATCTCTTTACATTAAGATTGGTCAAGTTTTCCCCTGAAAAAATTGGCTGGCCATCAATAAGACATTTCTTTCAATACACACCTTACCTTCCGATACAATGGTGGTAAGAAAGGCAGCAGCTCTATTGTCCTAACTGGTTGCTTATGAGTCTTTTCCTCCAAAAAAACACGGTGTTTCTTCCTGTTATATTATGCTGTCTAACTTGGTCTCAAAATGGATGTCTCTTCACAAGTCGCCAATTGAAATGCATTAGTGTGGTTTAAAGGTTTCATTGCAATTCCAGTCCCCCTCTGTTTATACAACTGAAGGGCACCCTTGCATGTGCATCTACGATTAATAATTATTCACACTTGTATGCACGAGTGATTTCCCACGAAATTGAATCATCCGGCAAAAGGTCATACGTCACACAGCGTTCCGGCTTACAATTTACCAATGCAACCATAAACGTTTCATTTTCTAACGACGAGGGATACATCAATTGTTCTTCCTGAAACAAAATAACTTCACTGTGAAACCAACAAACAGATTTAATAGTAATGTCATTCAGGcattatttatgttatgtaGCAGAATTCAAAGTATAACAACCTATTACTTgccaataatattttttaaaaaagaaaaagacaggTTTCTAAAACTTAGAAAAAAGAGTCCTACAATAGCAATTATGGTCATCGAAACAACTAATGCTATGTTTGGtttaatatagaaaaaattgcaAACGTGCATGTGACCTCAAAGAGCTTCAATAGATAGAGTGAAAATATAAAGactcccattttttttttttgtggtggccaaggtttgaaccctggaccttgcatatattatgcattgtccctaccaactgagctaagctcacgaggacatataAAAATtcccatttaattttacataGATGGGATCAGCATATTATTGGATATATTGAAACCTAAATTGctaatcaaaatattaatatatctaACAGTTATTATTGTGATAAGTGACATGTTAGACCTTAAGTTTTAGATAGTTGGTATTCTGTTGAGATAGAGTTTCCAAATATATCATCTCTTCCTTTTGTAACCAAGTTTGATCAACGAAATTCAATTGTGAATTCAGTAAACACTTCTTGAATATTGTATcagaaatattttgatgatttCCTTCTTCTACAATTTTTTCCCCTTTCCTTCCTTGCTTTACCATGGAAGAACTACTGGCAGTGAACGCCAACCCCTTTCTTAATCCAATAACCCTGGCCTTGTTCTGGCAGTGCAATCCCTCCTTCCAGCAACAACTATGGTGTTTGGCGTCAAGCCATGATTATGGCTAGTTTTCTGAAAGATATTATTCCTAAAACCCTCCCTGATATTCAACCTCATCCTCTTGTTATTGAGTATTGACCACAATCAGGATGATCCTCCTTCACCTGATAATCCTCCTTCGCTTAATGTTAGAAATCCTCCTGAACTTGTAGGCCTCCTACCTATTTTCAGGACTGTGCATGCACCACAAAATACCCAATCAATAAATACCTTACCTATTCCAAACTATCAAACAGCTAGAATGGTTTTGTTCTACAAGTCAATTCCACCTATGAACCTCTGTTTCATCATTAGGCATTCAAGTTCGATACCCGGAAGAAGGGCATGACAGTGGAATTAGCAGCTTCGGAGGCCAACAACGCTTGGACCATCGTGCCTTTGGGGCAGCTGCAAAATCACTCAAAGATCTGAACAGTTATTGTATATTTTTGGGAGACTCTTTAATCTCTTGGAAATCTAGGAGACAACCTACTGTGTCGAGGATCATCTGCTGAGGCGGGATATATAGCAGTAGCAGTGCTGATGTCAGAATTGCATTGGCTCAAAAAATTGCTAAGAGACATGGAAGTTGATGTTGCAACTACTACGGTTTACAGTAACAGTATTTCAGCCATCCATCTTGCAAATAATTCTACTACTCATGAAATATCAAAGCACATTGACATAAATTGTCATTTCATTCGAGAGCATGTTGCCTCAAGGTTTTTAAATCTTGTTCATGTTCCAGCAAAATACTGGCTGCTCCTCTGGCAAGGGCTTTACCCAGACCTCAATTTCAACAGTTTATTGTTAAGTTAGGCCATCATGACGTATTTCACTCAACTTGAGGGGGAGGATTATGAGAACCACTTTATATTTGTTCCAGTTCTCTTATCGTTTCAGTTAGTTATGATAAGCTTGGTTAGCTTGTTGACAGCTTATCTTATCTCTGATCTAGTTTAGCTTGTTAGATCTTAAGTTTTAGTTAGTTGGGAATCTGTTGAGATCTAGAATTTACAATATATACTATCTCTTCCCTCTTTGTAACTTTGATGAATGAAATTCAGTTGCATAGTTAGTAAACACTTTGTTCTTGATAGTTATTACTAAAGGTCGCCTCCAGACAGGTTGCAGGACCATATTAGATCGACCCCCAAAGATAGCATATGTTTTCCATTTCTTGTGCTGGAAGACTTCTTGGGTGTTGGTAATATCATTCATTTTagtctgttaaaaaaaaagtgttttccATTACACCGATGGTTTGGTGGTTCACCCACTTGGTAATAAGTGGGTGCTCTCACCTTCCCTTCCCCCAAGCAAGTGTTTGTTCATAATTGTGCAACAAGCTTCTCTTTGCATACACCATGTGCATAAAAACACAACTTTTACCTCCAAGAAACAATTGGTATCAAATATAAGTTATTACCTCGGGAAGGTCATAAAACTCCTCAGGAGATATCTGCAACAAATCCATAGCAGTTTGACCGGTGCACCATGCTAAAGCTTTCGTACTCTTATCTGCAAGGGTAATTTTCAAATGGAAAGTGCGTACAACCTCTGCATCAGAAATTCTATGACAGAAACTGCATTCCACAAAACCACCGGGTTTCTTGTCGACAAAGTGACCACAGAGGGAATGCGAGAATCTTGTATTCACGTAATAATATTCATTCGGAACAAGCCAGACTCGGCAAACCTGCAACAATATCAAGCAAGATAAATGATCAGAATTTGTAGATAAATGATAACAATCAAACGGTTATACAgtaaaaggggaaaaaataagcaaaatatCAGAGAGCAGTCACTTGCGATAGTTTGAGTTAAAGGGGCATTGCAGTCTGTGTAAATTTGCTTTACGCTGGCAACCAATAAGAACTCACTATTTTGGCACTTCAtataaacaatttcaaaatatatttaaaggaATGGGGTTACATGGAAGAATAATAGACTTTCATTgggtttcttcaaaaaagtaGAGACTTTCATTGGATATCAgggtaaaattattttacaccgACAATGCATGGATTAAACTCCGATAATTTATGAAATAAGCCTTGAATAGTATATTAAgatttaaattcataaatatttttttaagcacGCCACATAGTAATAATTGAAACAAATTTAAAAGGTCAAATACATATTCAAATTATACAAAAACATAATTCTTACTTGAGCGTAGCAAGTCTGATTAGAAATATCAGAGAGTTTGAATAGTTTATGAAGGCAAGATGAGTTGATCAACGCAGGTAAACAACTGAGATTGATGAAAGAAGCCCCGGTACCATTCTCAAACCATGCTAATTCCAGACTGTCAAGTCAAAAATATTCAAGTACAAAACGCATTAAACTATAAATCAGAGAAAACAGATTGAGCAGACACCAGGCCATTGTAAACAAcattttgaaagataaaaaaatagtattgaaTGATCCACTCAATTTTACACCATAATCTTTTAGAATTATCTTTTTTCTTAGGTGATTGCTGGTTATATACATCAGGTAAGAATGTGCTCACCATTTTTTACGTTTGGAAGCAGTGCATTTCAACCCAGATATAAATATTGTGTGACCAAGACTCACTCTTCCCAATGACCTGAAATATTTTACATAATCATAAGAATGGGAGGatactaaaatgaatatttggaAAAACATTAGGGAAACATGCTGAAGAATTTCATACTTACAATAATAAGTTTTTCacttatttctttcaaaattcttttaCACTTTCTTTTACTCTTTTCTCAGTCTCAATTAGTTTAGGAATATCAGAAAATATTATACGGTCAATATTTCCATCTACCCGTCTAGCCCTGTgatttattgcattttttttccatatcgTGTTTATTTTTTCGATAAgctgaaaattttatttaagaaaaagtaaattaagattgggggactaggccaaaacccaatgaaaccaaaaaaagaattcatctgtgttgtttgttttaagaattttaaaaagATGAGTGTTAATTTTTCACGAACATTCAACAAAAGTCctttatttttccataaaatatCAATGTAAATTAGTTTTTGATTAAAATGTAAGAGTAGTGTAAGAACCTATTTACACTTATGACATATatgattaaatatttatttattcttaaaaattcCATGTTTAAGCCTACCCAGCCTGCATCCGAGTACCCAATACTTCTTAAGCACGTCTGGAAGTAAATACAATACAAGTAATGCCCGAAATCATTACCATAATCTGGTAAAATGAAGCTTTGCCCTGATTTCTCCGCTAGTATCGGCAattcttaaagaaaaaacaGTTGCTTGGTTATTATCTTCTTTGCTAATTTCTGTAACAACACCATAGAGGCTGATGCCAGTCATCTTATCACGAAGGTCGACCACAATTGACTGCAAAACTTCATATAAGTAATGAGGTTAACTAATCAACCATAACTCCATAAGAACTGAAAATTAACACTTTTAAGGAGTGTAAGCAGGATAATAGTAGTAAAATCATATACAGCCATATGATTGGCACTGCTTATGCAGATTCATCAGCCAAACAACATAATAGCATGAACAAAGACATCCATGTTGGACCAGTTTATGTGTATAAATTTGCAAAACTGAGATGGTTATAGGAGTAGGTTCAGGAAAAAACATGCAGGCAAAGCAGGTGTATGATTAGGCAATCTTATAGGCTTGTATAACTTATGTTCGTACAGGTTGTCTTTGAACTCAAACTAAGACATAATCATAAGTCATAACAACAGCTATTGTCTGACTTCCAACTAGCATAAATATCTTTCtaacataaataaaagtaaCTTAAATGCGAGATAGCTATTGCAAATGATAGAGATAGAAATAAGAAACAAATCTATCATTTCGTTTTGCTTTATTTTGGAGAGTGGTAGAGGGTAAACTCACCCGCAACGGGTAATTGCTGAAATCTACGGTACCCTGAGAATCACAAGGCAAACTCACTTGAGAGAACCTGGGACCCTGAGTGGGATTACACGAACCCATTTGCCTTGAACCTTGATGGCGGTTTGGTGTCAATGCTACACATACCTAATCAACAGAGCTGCTTAGTATTTTCTCTCCATATGACAATTACTATAGTAATGTCATACAAAAATCCATTAAGTCACCTGTTCTTCATGTTGAATGTAAGGCACCAAATATAATTGTGTTGCACTTCCATATTCAAGGCAAACTTCCTCACTTGTTTGAATATCACACTCTACAGAACTTGCAATGTATGGTTTGTCCAGGGCAAGCATGCTTCCTACTCTGTAACCCACCAAAATGGTGAATGTTATCCACatataagaaaagaaagactCATCTTCATAAGTTTGACAGTGTGAAAATTCACCTGAAAAGATTGGCAAGGAGAATCTGCTCACCCCACAAGAAAAATTTTAATGTGAcaccatcaccatcaacaaGAGTGATCTGTTTTCTTTGTGAGGTCCCAAAATTC harbors:
- the LOC11415145 gene encoding uncharacterized protein isoform X2 — encoded protein: MEVNTEIVEDTQMDVEEQQKEEEDPFLNFVDQARSELLSLEDDSNRGDSDTSGYGWSWIVSRILKTCIAYSSGVTPAILLSELSQAWSEQRRVAVPKKRLELINSLKKNNRRIKLPNTVTIDSIYEKKFIALNSVLEVVIIDAHVLPGTNIHMLTLGDYWSSNIIDLYLHRRFYDLAGLPSGILKKGREVLLTGCYLRTATESSGHPRLLPTEYLVILLDENQDDDAMLLGAQFCSDSFSSISLDAVNKGVSYSLYARIENIESAEVRGNFGTSQRKQITLVDGDGVTLKFFLWGEQILLANLFRVGSMLALDKPYIASSVECDIQTSEEVCLEYGSATQLYLVPYIQHEEQVCVALTPNRHQGSRQMGSCNPTQGPRFSQVSLPCDSQGTVDFSNYPLRSIVVDLRDKMTGISLYGVVTEISKEDNNQATVFSLRIADTSGEIRAKLHFTRLWSLGRVSLGHTIFISGLKCTASKRKKCLELAWFENGTGASFINLSCLPALINSSCLHKLFKLSDISNQTCYAQVCRVWLVPNEYYYVNTRFSHSLCGHFVDKKPGGFVECSFCHRISDAEVVRTFHLKITLADKSTKALAWCTGQTAMDLLQISPEEFYDLPEEEQLMYPSSLENETFMVALVNCKPERCVTYDLLPDDSISWEITRAYKCE
- the LOC11415145 gene encoding uncharacterized protein isoform X1; this translates as MEVNTEIVEDTQMDVEEQQKEEEDPFLNFVDQARSELLSLEDDSNRGDSDTSGYGWSWIVSRILKTCIAYSSGVTPAILLSELSQAWSEQRRVAVPKKRLELINSLKKNNRRIKLPNTVTIDSIYEKKFIALNSVLEVVIIDAHVLPGTNIHMLTLGDYWSSNIIDLYLHRSRFYDLAGLPSGILKKGREVLLTGCYLRTATESSGHPRLLPTEYLVILLDENQDDDAMLLGAQFCSDSFSSISLDAVNKGVSYSLYARIENIESAEVRGNFGTSQRKQITLVDGDGVTLKFFLWGEQILLANLFRVGSMLALDKPYIASSVECDIQTSEEVCLEYGSATQLYLVPYIQHEEQVCVALTPNRHQGSRQMGSCNPTQGPRFSQVSLPCDSQGTVDFSNYPLRSIVVDLRDKMTGISLYGVVTEISKEDNNQATVFSLRIADTSGEIRAKLHFTRLWSLGRVSLGHTIFISGLKCTASKRKKCLELAWFENGTGASFINLSCLPALINSSCLHKLFKLSDISNQTCYAQVCRVWLVPNEYYYVNTRFSHSLCGHFVDKKPGGFVECSFCHRISDAEVVRTFHLKITLADKSTKALAWCTGQTAMDLLQISPEEFYDLPEEEQLMYPSSLENETFMVALVNCKPERCVTYDLLPDDSISWEITRAYKCE